In Streptomyces sp. NBC_01707, a genomic segment contains:
- a CDS encoding NADH-quinone oxidoreductase subunit J: MTGLAAASLTSTGEAVQFWLLGTVAVIGALSTVLMKKAVHSALSLAGTMIVLAVFYLANGAYFLGVVQIVVYTGAIMMLFLFVVMLVGVTAADSLKETLKGQRWLAAGCGLGFGVLLIAGIAHASLNSFNGLGTANAAHGGNVEGLASLIFTKYVFAFEITGALLITATVGAMVLTHRERTERAKTQREMSEERVRGKHLPPLPAPGVYARHNAVDIAGLLPDGTPSELTVMQTLRKRGQIRDVSNESLAQLKALEQRSEERLGRDNEEEGAAK, encoded by the coding sequence ATGACCGGCCTCGCCGCAGCCTCCCTCACGTCGACCGGGGAGGCCGTCCAGTTCTGGCTGCTCGGCACGGTCGCCGTGATCGGCGCGCTGTCCACCGTACTGATGAAGAAGGCCGTGCACAGCGCGCTGAGCCTGGCCGGGACCATGATCGTCCTGGCGGTCTTCTACCTCGCCAACGGCGCGTACTTCCTGGGTGTCGTCCAGATCGTCGTCTACACCGGCGCGATCATGATGCTGTTCCTCTTCGTGGTCATGCTCGTCGGTGTCACGGCGGCGGACTCACTGAAGGAGACCCTCAAGGGCCAGCGCTGGCTGGCTGCGGGGTGCGGACTCGGCTTCGGTGTCCTGCTGATCGCGGGCATCGCCCACGCGTCCCTGAACAGTTTCAACGGACTCGGCACCGCCAACGCCGCGCACGGCGGGAACGTCGAGGGGCTGGCCAGCCTCATCTTCACCAAGTACGTCTTCGCCTTCGAGATCACCGGCGCCCTGCTGATCACGGCGACGGTCGGCGCGATGGTGCTCACCCACCGCGAGCGCACCGAACGGGCCAAGACCCAGCGGGAGATGTCCGAGGAGCGCGTACGCGGCAAGCACCTGCCGCCGCTGCCCGCCCCCGGCGTCTACGCCCGGCACAACGCGGTGGACATCGCCGGTCTGCTCCCGGACGGCACCCCGTCCGAGCTGACCGTCATGCAGACGCTGCGTAAGCGCGGCCAGATCCGCGACGTGTCGAACGAGTCGCTCGCCCAGCTCAAGGCCCTGGAGCAGCGCTCCGAGGAGCGGCTCGGCCGTGACAACGAAGAAGAGGGGGCCGCCAAGTGA
- the nuoL gene encoding NADH-quinone oxidoreductase subunit L, with the protein MDNLIALLVAAPLLGAAVLLCGGRRLDRFGHWIGTLLAAASFVIGAVLFADMLGKGAEHRALHQYLFSWIPVEGFQADVAFQLDQLSMTFVLLITGVGTLIHIYSIGYMEHDERRRRFFGYLNLFLAAMLLLVLADNYLLLYVGWEGVGLASYLLIGFWQHKPSAATAAKKAFLVNRVGDMGLSIAIMLMFTTFGTFAFGPVLASTGGTSEGKLTAIGLMLLLAACGKSAQVPLQSWLGDAMEGPTPVSALIHAATMVTAGVYLIVRSGAIFNAAPDAQLVVVVVGAVTLLFGAIVGCAKDDIKKALAGSTMSQIGYMILAAGLGPIGYVFAIMHLVTHGFFKAGLFLGAGSVMHGMNDEVDMRKFGGLRTYMPVTFITFGLGYLAIIGFPGLSGFFSKDKIIEAAFAKGGTEGWILGGVALLGAAITAFYMTRVMLLTFFGEKRWQPDAEGHEPHPHESPKSMTIPMIVLAFGSVFAGGFFSIGDRFLNWLEPVTGHSHGDSPVSAATVTAATMVVLVIGVAIAWTMYGRRPVPVVAPRGSLLTRAARRDLLQDDFNHVVLVRGGEHLTRSLVYVDHTLVDGVVNGTAASMGGLSGRLRKLQNGYARTYAVSMFGGTAVVIAATLLMRAV; encoded by the coding sequence GTGGACAACCTCATTGCGCTGCTCGTCGCGGCGCCCCTGCTCGGAGCGGCCGTCCTGCTCTGCGGAGGCCGTCGGCTGGACCGCTTCGGACACTGGATCGGCACGCTGCTCGCCGCCGCTTCATTCGTCATCGGTGCGGTGCTCTTCGCCGACATGCTGGGTAAGGGCGCCGAGCACCGGGCGCTGCACCAGTACCTGTTCAGCTGGATCCCGGTCGAGGGCTTCCAGGCCGATGTGGCCTTCCAGCTCGACCAGTTGTCGATGACGTTCGTACTGCTGATCACCGGTGTGGGCACCTTGATCCACATCTACTCGATCGGCTACATGGAGCACGACGAGCGTCGGCGCCGGTTCTTCGGCTACCTGAACCTGTTCCTCGCGGCGATGCTCCTGCTGGTCCTCGCCGACAACTACCTGCTGCTGTACGTCGGGTGGGAGGGCGTCGGTCTGGCGTCGTACCTGCTGATCGGCTTCTGGCAGCACAAGCCCAGTGCGGCCACCGCCGCCAAGAAGGCGTTCCTGGTCAACCGGGTCGGCGACATGGGCCTGTCGATCGCGATCATGCTGATGTTCACCACGTTCGGCACGTTCGCCTTCGGACCGGTCCTGGCATCGACCGGGGGGACGAGCGAGGGCAAGCTGACGGCGATCGGCCTGATGCTGCTGCTCGCCGCCTGCGGCAAGTCGGCCCAGGTGCCGCTGCAGTCCTGGCTCGGTGACGCGATGGAGGGCCCGACCCCGGTCTCCGCCCTCATCCACGCCGCCACCATGGTCACCGCGGGCGTCTACCTGATCGTACGCTCCGGCGCGATCTTCAACGCCGCGCCGGACGCACAGTTGGTCGTCGTGGTGGTCGGCGCGGTCACGCTGCTCTTCGGTGCGATCGTCGGTTGCGCGAAGGACGACATCAAGAAGGCCCTCGCCGGGTCGACGATGTCGCAGATCGGCTACATGATCCTGGCCGCCGGGCTCGGCCCGATCGGCTACGTCTTCGCGATCATGCACCTGGTGACGCACGGCTTCTTCAAGGCCGGGCTCTTCCTCGGCGCCGGTTCGGTCATGCACGGCATGAACGACGAGGTCGACATGCGGAAGTTCGGCGGCCTGCGCACGTACATGCCGGTCACCTTCATCACCTTCGGCCTCGGCTATCTGGCGATCATCGGCTTCCCCGGCCTGTCCGGCTTCTTCTCCAAGGACAAGATCATCGAGGCGGCGTTCGCCAAGGGCGGCACCGAGGGCTGGATCCTCGGCGGCGTCGCGTTGCTGGGCGCCGCGATCACCGCGTTCTACATGACGCGCGTGATGCTGCTGACGTTCTTCGGCGAGAAGCGGTGGCAGCCCGACGCGGAAGGCCATGAGCCGCATCCGCACGAGTCCCCGAAGTCGATGACGATCCCCATGATCGTCCTTGCGTTCGGCTCGGTCTTCGCCGGAGGCTTCTTCTCCATCGGTGACCGTTTCCTGAACTGGCTGGAGCCGGTCACCGGCCACAGCCACGGCGACTCGCCCGTCAGCGCCGCGACGGTCACCGCCGCCACCATGGTGGTGCTGGTCATCGGCGTCGCCATCGCCTGGACGATGTACGGGCGCCGGCCGGTACCGGTCGTCGCCCCGCGCGGCTCGCTGCTCACCCGGGCCGCCCGCCGCGACCTCCTGCAGGACGACTTCAACCACGTGGTCCTGGTCCGCGGCGGTGAGCACCTCACCCGCTCCCTGGTGTACGTCGACCACACCCTGGTCGACGGCGTCGTCAACGGCACGGCCGCGTCGATGGGCGGGCTCTCCGGCCGGCTGCGCAAGCTGCAGAACGGCTATGCCCGCACCTACGCGGTCTCGATGTTCGGCGGTACGGCGGTCGTCATCGCCGCGACCCTGCTGATGAGGGCGGTCTGA
- the recQ gene encoding DNA helicase RecQ yields the protein MSGTGVTMGVTESDALRTLHRVFGYEAFRGEQEAVVDHVVAGGDAVVLMPTGGGKSLCYQIPALVRPGTGIVISPLIALMQDQVDALRALGVRAGFVNSTQDFDERRVMEAAFLAGELDLLYLAPERLRLDSTLDLLARGKISVFAIDEAHCVAQWGHDFRPDYLALSVLGERWPDVPRIALTATATNATHHEITQRLGMPDAKHFVASFDRPNIQYRIVSKSDPKKQLLSFLKEEHAGDVGIVYCLSRNSTEKTAEFLCRNGIEAVPYHAGLDAGTRARHQARFLREDGLVVVATIAFGMGIDKPDVRFVAHLDLPKSVEGYYQETGRAGRDGLPSTAWMAYGLQDVVQQRKLIQGGEGDEAFRRRAGAHLDAMLALCETADCRRARLLTYFGQEPQKAACGNCDTCLTPPETWDGTVASQKLLSTVVRLKRERGQKFGAGQIIDILLGRKTAKVIQFDHDQLSVFGIGEELSEAEWRGVVRQLLAQGLLEVEGEYGTLVLTEQSASVLGREREVRLRKEAPKPASRSSKGERSTKAAAAVAELAPEAVPVFEALRAWRGAQAKEQGVPAYVIFHDATLREIASVRPGSLTELGTISGLGEKKLATYGEGVLEVLTSFGETGAPAPGDGEPAAPAVEPTRQPAAPRPVAATVPEADPEFGWDEEPPEYE from the coding sequence ATGAGCGGGACGGGCGTGACCATGGGTGTGACCGAGAGCGACGCATTGCGGACGCTGCATCGGGTGTTCGGCTACGAGGCGTTCCGCGGCGAGCAGGAAGCGGTCGTCGACCATGTGGTGGCGGGCGGTGACGCCGTCGTCCTGATGCCGACCGGTGGCGGAAAGTCCCTCTGCTACCAGATCCCGGCCCTGGTCAGACCCGGTACGGGCATTGTGATCTCCCCGCTGATCGCCCTCATGCAGGACCAGGTGGACGCACTGCGGGCGCTCGGTGTGCGCGCCGGGTTCGTCAACTCCACGCAGGACTTCGACGAGCGCCGCGTGATGGAGGCCGCATTTCTCGCCGGTGAGCTCGACCTGCTCTATCTGGCGCCGGAGCGGCTGCGCCTGGACTCCACCCTCGATCTGCTGGCGCGGGGCAAGATCTCCGTCTTCGCCATCGACGAGGCGCACTGCGTCGCCCAGTGGGGCCACGACTTCCGTCCGGACTACCTGGCCCTGTCCGTGCTCGGCGAGCGCTGGCCCGACGTACCGCGGATCGCCCTGACGGCGACGGCGACGAACGCCACGCACCACGAGATCACCCAGCGCCTCGGCATGCCCGACGCGAAGCACTTCGTCGCCAGCTTCGACCGGCCCAACATCCAGTACCGGATCGTGTCGAAGTCCGACCCGAAGAAGCAGCTGCTGTCCTTCCTGAAGGAGGAGCACGCCGGGGACGTCGGCATCGTCTATTGCCTGTCGCGCAACTCGACGGAGAAGACGGCCGAGTTCCTCTGTCGCAACGGCATCGAGGCCGTCCCGTACCACGCGGGTCTGGACGCCGGGACGCGGGCGCGCCACCAGGCGCGGTTCCTGCGCGAGGACGGCCTGGTCGTCGTGGCGACGATCGCGTTCGGCATGGGCATCGACAAGCCGGACGTGCGGTTCGTCGCCCACCTCGACCTGCCGAAGTCCGTCGAGGGCTACTACCAGGAGACCGGCCGCGCGGGCCGTGACGGGCTGCCGTCCACGGCCTGGATGGCGTACGGCCTCCAGGACGTCGTGCAGCAGCGCAAGCTGATCCAGGGCGGCGAGGGCGACGAGGCGTTCCGCCGTCGCGCCGGCGCCCACCTCGACGCGATGCTGGCCCTGTGCGAGACCGCCGACTGCCGTCGCGCCCGGCTGCTGACGTACTTCGGCCAGGAGCCGCAGAAGGCGGCCTGCGGCAACTGCGACACCTGCCTCACCCCGCCCGAGACCTGGGACGGCACGGTGGCCTCGCAGAAGCTGCTGTCCACCGTGGTGCGGCTGAAGCGGGAGCGCGGCCAGAAGTTCGGCGCCGGCCAGATCATCGACATCCTGCTGGGCCGCAAGACCGCGAAGGTCATCCAGTTCGATCACGACCAGCTCTCGGTGTTCGGGATCGGCGAGGAGCTGTCCGAGGCGGAGTGGCGGGGCGTGGTGCGGCAGTTGCTGGCCCAGGGCCTGCTGGAGGTCGAGGGCGAGTACGGCACGCTGGTGCTCACCGAGCAGAGCGCTTCGGTGCTCGGCCGGGAACGGGAGGTACGGCTGCGCAAGGAGGCGCCGAAGCCCGCGTCGCGCTCCTCGAAGGGTGAGCGGAGCACGAAGGCGGCTGCGGCCGTTGCCGAGCTGGCCCCGGAGGCCGTACCGGTCTTCGAAGCGTTGCGCGCCTGGCGCGGCGCCCAGGCGAAGGAGCAGGGCGTCCCGGCGTACGTCATCTTCCACGACGCGACGCTGCGGGAGATCGCGTCCGTGCGCCCCGGCTCCCTGACCGAGCTGGGCACGATCAGTGGCCTCGGCGAGAAGAAGCTGGCGACGTACGGCGAGGGGGTGCTGGAGGTGCTCACGTCGTTCGGGGAGACCGGGGCGCCCGCGCCGGGCGACGGGGAGCCGGCCGCGCCTGCGGTGGAGCCCACCCGTCAGCCGGCGGCCCCGCGACCGGTCGCAGCCACGGTCCCGGAAGCGGACCCGGAGTTCGGCTGGGACGAGGAGCCGCCCGAGTACGAGTGA
- a CDS encoding NADH-quinone oxidoreductase subunit M, which produces MSFPLLTATAALPAIGAIATAAVPAARRTAAKWLALLFSLATLVLAGVALARFEPGGARYQLTESHAWIKDFGVRYELGVDGIGVALMALTALLIPFVILAGWHDADPLETKSSRWRPTQGFFALILMVEAMVILSFEATDVFLFYILFEAMLIPMYFLIGGFGDRAHTGSDENAAAQRSYAAVKFLLYNLVGGLIMLAAVIGLYVVAGTFSLSEIAEARANGSLSMATSTERWLFLGFFFAFAVKAPLWPLHTWLPNAMGEATSPVAVLITAVVDKVGTFAMLRFCLQLFPEASKWATPVILVLALISIVYGALLAVGQRDIKRLIAYASISHFGFIILGIFAMTSQGQSGATLYMVNHGISTAALMLVAGFLITRRGSRLIADYGGVQKVAPVLAGTFLIGGLATLSLPGLSPFVSEFLVLVGTFSAYPAAGIVATTGIVLAALYVLVLYQRTMTGPVKAGVQGMADLKARELVVVLPLIALLIFLGVYPKPLTEIVNPAVQHTMSDVQKKDPQPEVEAAK; this is translated from the coding sequence ATGTCCTTTCCCCTCCTGACAGCGACGGCGGCGCTCCCGGCGATCGGCGCGATCGCCACCGCAGCCGTCCCGGCCGCCCGGCGCACCGCGGCCAAATGGCTGGCGCTGCTCTTCTCGCTGGCCACACTCGTGCTGGCGGGCGTCGCTCTTGCCCGCTTCGAGCCCGGCGGCGCCCGCTATCAGCTCACCGAATCACACGCCTGGATCAAGGACTTCGGCGTCAGGTACGAACTCGGGGTGGACGGCATCGGGGTGGCGCTCATGGCGCTCACCGCCCTGCTGATCCCGTTCGTCATCCTGGCCGGCTGGCACGACGCCGACCCCCTGGAGACGAAGTCCTCGCGCTGGCGCCCCACACAGGGCTTCTTCGCACTGATCCTGATGGTCGAAGCGATGGTGATCCTCTCCTTCGAGGCCACCGACGTCTTCCTCTTCTACATCCTCTTCGAAGCCATGCTCATCCCGATGTACTTCCTCATCGGCGGCTTCGGGGACCGGGCCCACACCGGCAGCGACGAGAACGCCGCGGCGCAACGCTCCTACGCGGCCGTGAAGTTCCTCCTCTACAACCTGGTCGGCGGGCTGATCATGCTGGCCGCCGTCATCGGTCTGTATGTCGTCGCGGGAACCTTCTCGCTCTCCGAGATCGCCGAGGCCCGCGCCAACGGGTCGCTCTCCATGGCGACCAGCACCGAACGGTGGCTGTTCCTCGGGTTCTTCTTCGCCTTCGCGGTGAAGGCCCCGCTCTGGCCGCTGCACACCTGGCTGCCCAACGCCATGGGGGAGGCGACCTCCCCGGTCGCCGTCCTGATCACCGCGGTCGTCGACAAGGTCGGCACGTTCGCGATGCTCCGCTTCTGCCTCCAGCTGTTCCCGGAGGCAAGCAAGTGGGCGACGCCGGTGATCCTGGTCCTGGCGCTGATCAGCATCGTGTACGGGGCGTTGCTCGCCGTCGGCCAGCGCGACATCAAGCGGCTGATCGCCTACGCGTCGATCTCGCACTTCGGCTTCATCATCCTGGGCATCTTCGCGATGACCAGCCAGGGGCAGTCGGGCGCCACGCTCTACATGGTCAACCACGGCATCTCGACTGCCGCGCTGATGCTGGTGGCCGGCTTCCTGATCACCCGGCGTGGTTCGCGGCTCATCGCCGACTACGGCGGAGTGCAGAAGGTGGCGCCGGTCCTGGCCGGCACCTTCCTGATCGGCGGGCTCGCCACCCTGTCGCTGCCCGGACTCTCGCCGTTCGTCAGCGAATTCCTGGTGCTGGTCGGCACGTTCAGTGCCTACCCGGCGGCCGGCATCGTCGCCACCACCGGCATCGTGCTCGCCGCGCTCTACGTCCTCGTCCTCTACCAGCGGACGATGACGGGCCCGGTGAAGGCCGGGGTCCAGGGCATGGCCGACCTCAAGGCCCGGGAGCTGGTGGTGGTCCTCCCGCTGATCGCGCTGCTGATCTTCCTGGGTGTCTATCCGAAGCCGCTGACGGAGATCGTCAATCCGGCGGTGCAGCACACCATGTCGGACGTCCAGAAGAAGGACCCCCAGCCTGAGGTGGAGGCCGCCAAGTGA
- the nuoK gene encoding NADH-quinone oxidoreductase subunit NuoK, translating into MNPVNYLYLAALLFTIGASGVLIRRNAIVVFMCVELMLNACNLAFVTFSRMHGNLDGQIIAFFTMVVAAAEVVVGLAIIVSLFRSRHSASVDDASLMKL; encoded by the coding sequence GTGAACCCGGTCAACTACCTCTATCTCGCCGCTCTGTTGTTCACCATCGGTGCGTCCGGGGTGCTGATCAGGCGGAATGCGATCGTGGTGTTCATGTGCGTCGAGCTGATGCTCAACGCCTGCAACCTCGCGTTCGTCACCTTCTCCCGGATGCACGGCAACCTCGACGGCCAGATCATCGCCTTCTTCACGATGGTCGTCGCCGCCGCCGAGGTCGTGGTCGGGCTCGCGATCATCGTGTCGCTGTTCCGTTCCCGCCACTCGGCCTCGGTCGACGACGCCAGCCTGATGAAGTTGTAA
- the nuoI gene encoding NADH-quinone oxidoreductase subunit NuoI, whose translation MPESSEPSGEKFQNPVAGFGVTFKAMFKKRLTEQYPEQRKVTAPRFHGRHQLNRHPDGLEKCVGCELCAWACPADAIYVEGADNTDEERYSPGERYGRVYQINYARCILCGLCIEACPTRALTMTNEFELANTTRESLIYTKSELLAGLEEGMVDTPHAIFPGMDEQDYYRGLVTEASPGTERQVAVSKGEKPSDGDNENNGAGQEVDA comes from the coding sequence GTGCCTGAGTCATCGGAACCCTCGGGGGAGAAGTTCCAGAACCCTGTGGCCGGCTTCGGCGTGACCTTCAAGGCCATGTTCAAGAAGCGGCTGACCGAGCAGTACCCGGAACAGCGGAAGGTGACGGCGCCGCGCTTCCACGGCCGGCATCAGCTCAACCGTCACCCCGACGGTCTGGAGAAGTGCGTCGGCTGCGAGCTGTGCGCCTGGGCCTGTCCGGCCGACGCCATCTATGTGGAGGGCGCGGACAACACCGACGAGGAGCGCTACTCCCCGGGTGAGCGCTACGGCCGCGTCTACCAGATCAACTACGCGCGCTGCATTCTCTGCGGACTGTGCATCGAGGCCTGCCCCACCCGGGCGCTGACGATGACCAATGAGTTCGAGCTCGCCAACACCACCCGCGAGAGCCTCATCTACACCAAGAGTGAGCTGCTCGCGGGCCTGGAGGAAGGCATGGTCGACACCCCGCACGCGATCTTCCCGGGGATGGACGAGCAGGACTACTACCGGGGCCTGGTGACGGAAGCATCGCCCGGCACGGAGCGTCAGGTCGCGGTCTCCAAGGGCGAGAAGCCGTCCGACGGCGACAACGAGAACAACGGCGCGGGCCAGGAGGTGGACGCATGA
- the nuoN gene encoding NADH-quinone oxidoreductase subunit NuoN: MSATAVHSLWTMAGGVTSAAPKEKFNAPVIEYAQLTPVLIVIGVAVVGVLVEAFVPRRARYYTQVFLTVVALAAAFAAVVGLAAGGYGTTKAHIAAMGAIAVDGPALFLQGTILLTSLVAVFTFAERRLDPVAHGNHVDSFAAQAASVPGSESEQAAVKAGFTTTEVFPLLLFSVAGMLVFPAANDLLTLFVALEVFSLPLYLLCAVARRKRLMSQEAAVKYFLLGAFSSAFLLFGIALLYGYAGSVSYAAVADVVDGSVTQIDPALADTMGNDVLLLIGGAMILTGLLFKVGAVPFHMWTPDVYQGAPTPVTGFMAAATKVAAFGALLRLLYVVLPGLSWDWRPVMWAVAIVTMLGGAIVAITQTDIKRLLAYSSIAHAGFILAGVIATTPSGISSVLFYLGAYSFVTVGAFAVVTLVRDAGGEATHLSKWAGLGRRSPLVAAVFAVYLLAFAGIPLTSGFAGKFAVFKAAAEGGAGGLVVVGVISSAIAAFFYIRVIVLMFFSEPKADGPTVAVPSPLTMTTIAVGVAVTLVLGLAPQYFLDLASQAGVFVR, encoded by the coding sequence GTGAGCGCAACAGCTGTCCACAGCCTGTGGACAATGGCGGGCGGGGTGACATCGGCCGCCCCGAAAGAGAAGTTCAACGCACCGGTCATCGAGTACGCCCAGCTGACCCCGGTCCTCATCGTGATCGGTGTCGCCGTCGTCGGCGTACTCGTCGAGGCCTTCGTGCCGCGCCGGGCCCGCTACTACACGCAGGTCTTCCTGACCGTCGTCGCCCTCGCCGCCGCGTTCGCCGCGGTCGTCGGTCTCGCGGCCGGGGGGTACGGCACGACGAAGGCCCACATCGCCGCGATGGGTGCCATCGCCGTCGACGGACCCGCCCTGTTCCTGCAGGGCACCATCCTGCTGACGTCGCTGGTCGCGGTCTTCACGTTCGCCGAGCGCCGGCTCGACCCCGTGGCGCACGGCAACCACGTCGACTCGTTCGCCGCGCAGGCCGCGTCCGTCCCCGGCAGCGAGAGCGAGCAGGCCGCGGTCAAGGCGGGCTTCACCACCACCGAGGTCTTCCCGCTGCTCCTCTTCTCGGTGGCCGGCATGCTGGTCTTCCCGGCGGCCAACGACCTGCTGACGCTCTTCGTGGCCCTGGAGGTCTTCTCCCTCCCGCTCTACCTCCTGTGCGCCGTCGCCCGCCGCAAGCGGCTGATGTCGCAGGAGGCCGCGGTGAAGTACTTCCTGCTCGGTGCCTTCTCGTCGGCGTTCCTGCTCTTCGGGATCGCCCTGCTGTACGGGTACGCGGGCTCCGTCTCGTACGCGGCCGTCGCCGACGTGGTCGACGGCTCGGTCACCCAGATCGACCCGGCGCTCGCCGACACCATGGGCAACGACGTGTTGCTGCTGATCGGCGGCGCGATGATCCTGACCGGGCTGCTCTTCAAGGTCGGTGCCGTCCCGTTCCACATGTGGACCCCGGACGTCTACCAGGGCGCCCCGACCCCGGTCACCGGCTTCATGGCCGCGGCCACGAAGGTCGCCGCGTTCGGTGCGCTGCTGCGCCTGCTGTACGTGGTGCTGCCGGGCCTGAGCTGGGACTGGCGACCGGTCATGTGGGCCGTCGCGATCGTCACGATGCTGGGCGGCGCGATCGTCGCCATCACCCAGACCGACATCAAGCGACTGCTGGCCTACTCGTCCATCGCGCACGCCGGCTTCATCCTCGCCGGTGTCATCGCGACGACCCCCAGCGGCATCTCCTCGGTGCTCTTCTACCTGGGCGCGTACTCCTTCGTGACGGTCGGCGCGTTCGCCGTCGTCACCCTGGTGCGCGACGCGGGCGGCGAGGCCACGCACCTGTCGAAGTGGGCCGGGCTCGGCCGACGCTCGCCGCTGGTCGCCGCGGTCTTCGCGGTGTATCTGCTGGCCTTCGCCGGTATCCCGCTGACCTCGGGCTTCGCCGGAAAGTTCGCGGTCTTCAAGGCGGCGGCGGAGGGCGGGGCCGGCGGTCTGGTCGTGGTCGGTGTGATCTCGTCCGCGATCGCCGCGTTCTTCTACATCAGGGTCATCGTGCTGATGTTCTTCAGCGAGCCGAAGGCGGACGGCCCGACGGTCGCCGTGCCGTCGCCGCTGACGATGACGACGATCGCGGTCGGCGTCGCGGTCACGCTGGTGCTGGGCCTGGCCCCGCAGTACTTCCTCGACCTGGCGAGCCAGGCGGGAGTGTTCGTGCGGTAA
- a CDS encoding GPP34 family phosphoprotein: MTADRPGLTLPEELLLLALDPQRGRPYCRNRFLEYGMAGAVLAELELQGRITEQLGRIRVINPLTPQDPLLAQVLGSLPAPDKGSFAGGVSAKRWIRRTGRHVEELCLGHLVDRGVLRRETHRFLGLLPYHRHPAATPDLPASVRERFTEAQAAGFPDRHSRTLAALVSAVGLSGAVAQGGWRARSEMRGLVHQEWTAHAVHQNVRQDKANRSGGSVRVAGGGSGGDD; the protein is encoded by the coding sequence ATGACCGCGGATCGGCCGGGACTCACGCTCCCCGAGGAACTGCTGCTGCTCGCACTGGACCCGCAGCGGGGCAGGCCGTACTGCCGCAACCGCTTCCTGGAGTACGGGATGGCGGGCGCGGTTCTCGCGGAGCTGGAGCTCCAGGGCCGGATCACCGAGCAGCTCGGCCGGATACGGGTGATCAACCCGCTGACTCCCCAGGACCCGCTCCTCGCACAGGTTCTGGGGAGTCTGCCGGCCCCGGACAAGGGCAGCTTCGCGGGCGGCGTCAGCGCGAAGCGGTGGATCCGGCGGACCGGCCGGCACGTCGAGGAGCTGTGCCTGGGCCACCTGGTCGACCGCGGGGTCCTGCGCAGGGAGACCCACCGCTTCCTCGGCCTGCTGCCGTACCACCGCCACCCGGCGGCGACCCCGGACCTGCCCGCCTCGGTCCGGGAACGCTTCACGGAGGCCCAGGCGGCCGGCTTTCCGGACCGGCACAGCCGCACGCTGGCCGCGCTGGTCTCGGCCGTCGGCCTGTCCGGCGCGGTGGCGCAGGGCGGCTGGAGAGCCCGTTCGGAGATGCGTGGCCTCGTACATCAGGAGTGGACCGCGCACGCGGTGCACCAGAACGTCCGTCAGGACAAGGCGAACAGGAGCGGCGGGAGCGTGCGCGTCGCCGGCGGAGGAAGCGGCGGCGACGACTGA